A section of the Malania oleifera isolate guangnan ecotype guangnan chromosome 2, ASM2987363v1, whole genome shotgun sequence genome encodes:
- the LOC131147718 gene encoding AT-rich interactive domain-containing protein 2-like encodes MQRKQTNQQTRQKTMNWLKIVYDCLPRLAVPVGPRFQADLPACTSSPNDYGGDGESDTLRWLGTRTWPIKGKRTETNRGVIGKGRPDFCRCESPGSVECIQIHITDKRIQLQFDLGPAFWVWKFDEMGEDVSKLWTSQEQRNFESLVKLNPLSEGKSFLKPAWECFSSKPKESIVSYYFNVFVPRRIGMLTRSGCKIVDSDDDEAREELSIKDSRKRYQDDHDILHCSKTVKTRYLTGRR; translated from the coding sequence ATGCAAAGAAAGCAAACAAATCAACAGACACGCCAAAAGACGATGAACTGGTTGAAAATCGTCTATGATTGTCTTCCAAGACTCGCAGTTCCTGTTGGCCCACGATTTCAGGCTGATTTGCCGGCTTGTACAAGCTCACCAAATGATTATGGTGGTGATGGCGAGTCCGATACTTTGAGGTGGTTGGGCACTCGAACGTGGCCAATCAAAGGAAAAAGAACAGAAACTAACCGAGGTGTAATTGGGAAAGGGAGACCTGACTTCTGCCGCTGTGAGTCTCCTGGATCCGTAGAATGCATACAAATCCACATTACTGACAAGAGAATACAGCTGCAATTTGATCTGGGTCCTGCTTTTTGGGTTTGGAAATTTGACGAAATGGGGGAAGATGTTTCTAAGTTGTGGACTTCACAGGAACAGAGAAACTTTGAGTCTCTTGTGAAATTGAATCCCCTATCAGAAGGCAAAAGTTTCCTGAAGCCAGCGTGGGAATGTTTCTCATCCAAGCCGAAAGAGAGTATAGTGAGTTACTACTTCAATGTATTCGTCCCAAGGCGCATTGGCATGCTGACCAGGTCGGGATGTAAAATAGTTGACAGTGATGATGATGAGGCTAGAGAAGAACTTAGCATCAAAGATTCTCGAAAAAGGTATCAAGATGATCACGATATATTGCATTGTTCTAAAACTGTGAAGACTAGGTACTTGACCGGGCGAAGATGA